The proteins below come from a single Balaenoptera acutorostrata chromosome 2, mBalAcu1.1, whole genome shotgun sequence genomic window:
- the HNRNPA0 gene encoding heterogeneous nuclear ribonucleoprotein A0, with translation MENSQLCKLFIGGLNVQTSESGLRGHFEAFGTLTDCVVVVNPQTKRSRCFGFVTYSNVEEADAAMAASPHAVDGNTVELKRAVSREDSARPGAHAKVKKLFVGGLKGDVAEGDLIEHFSQFGTVEKAEIIADKQSGKKRGFGFVYFQNHDAADKAAVVKFHPIQGHRVEVKKAVPKEDIHSGGGGGGSRSSRGGRGGRGRGGGRDQNGLSKGGGGYNSYGGYGGGGGYNAYGGGGGGSSYGGSDYGNGFGGFGSYSQHQSSYGPMKSGGGGGGGGSSWGGRSNSGPYRGGYGGGGGYGGSSF, from the coding sequence ATGGAGAATTCCCAGCTGTGTAAGCTGTTCATCGGCGGCCTCAACGTGCAGACGAGTGAGTCGGGCCTGCGCGGCCACTTTGAGGCCTTTGGGACCCTGACGGACTGCGTGGTGGTGGTGAACCCCCAGACCAAGCGCTCCCGTTGCTTTGGCTTCGTGACCTACTCCAATGTGGAGGAGGCCGATGCCGCCATGGCCGCCTCGCCCCATGCCGTGGACGGCAACACGGTGGAGCTGAAGCGGGCGGTGTCCCGGGAGGATTCGGCCCGGCCCGGTGCCCACGCCAAGGTGAAGAAGCTCTTTGTCGGGGGCCTTAAGGGAGACGTGGCCGAGGGCGACCTGATAGAGCACTTCTCGCAGTTTGGCACCGTGGAAAAGGCCGAGATTATTGCCGACAAGCAGTCCGGCAAGAAGCGTGGTTTCGGCTTCGTGTATTTTCAGAATCACGACGCGGCAGACAAGGCCGCGGTGGTCAAGTTCCATCCGATCCAGGGCCATCGCGTGGAGGTGAAGAAGGCTGTCCCCAAGGAGGATATCCACTCCGGTGGGGGCGGAGGCGGCTCCCGCTCCTCCCGGGGCGGCCGGGGCGGCCGGGGTCGGGGCGGTGGTCGTGACCAGAACGGCCTGTCTAAGGGCGGCGGCGGCTACAACAGCTATGGTGGttacggcggcggcggcggctacAACGCCTACGGAGGCGGCGGAGGCGGTTCGTCCTACGGTGGAAGCGACTACGGTAACGGCTTCGGCGGCTTCGGTAGCTACAGCCAGCACCAGTCATCCTATGGGCCCATGAAGagcggtggcggcggcggtggAGGAGGCAGCAGCTGGGGAGGTCGCAGTAACAGTGGACCTTACAGAGGTGGCTATGGCGGTGGGGGTGGGTATGGAGGCAGCtccttctaa